The following proteins are encoded in a genomic region of Streptomyces collinus Tu 365:
- a CDS encoding ArnT family glycosyltransferase, which produces MLAVPLAPAPAQVTRTAYWSRLLPALAALACVTRIPSFVRPLWNPDEGYLAVQARLLAQGGHLYETVVDRKPPLVPWLYEGVFALCGSGSLAPVRVLAVLAQALTAVLLASLARRRWGDTAGRAAGVLYLLVSVGLSPEDAQAATFEVFILPCTAAALWCADRGRWAAAGAAVACAFLAKQTGGAVLLPVAWLLYRAGTPRSGAVRLAAGFALPVGCAALATDPGGFLFWTVTGSTAYASFTGSELHVLGRCLGNTAILAVACAGLLPPVLRTLRTTRAAAADLWLWFAASAVAVAAGFHFFGHYYLQFTPPAALLATAALRHLPRERLTAAVLTSAGCCALFLTWGLFAPRPELAHAQRLAAALAQRTAPTDRVLVWGMHPETYWLAGRTPATRYLTAGLLTNYSGGRDGPQVGEAFAVRGAWPVFRAEMAAHAPTLVVDDSRGRPYAPPHIPTLNHLLASRYEEVARVDGAILYARTPRG; this is translated from the coding sequence ATGCTCGCCGTCCCGCTCGCCCCCGCACCGGCCCAGGTCACCCGGACGGCGTACTGGTCGCGGCTGCTGCCCGCCCTGGCGGCCCTGGCCTGCGTCACCCGGATCCCGTCCTTCGTCCGGCCCCTGTGGAACCCCGACGAGGGCTACCTCGCCGTCCAGGCGCGGCTGCTCGCCCAGGGCGGCCACCTGTACGAGACCGTCGTGGACCGCAAGCCCCCGCTGGTGCCCTGGCTGTACGAGGGCGTGTTCGCGCTCTGCGGCTCCGGCTCCCTCGCCCCCGTCCGGGTGCTGGCGGTGCTGGCGCAGGCCCTGACGGCCGTGCTGCTGGCCTCGCTGGCCCGGCGCCGCTGGGGCGACACCGCGGGCCGCGCCGCCGGGGTGCTGTACCTGCTGGTCTCGGTCGGGCTCAGCCCGGAGGACGCCCAGGCCGCCACGTTCGAGGTGTTCATACTGCCGTGCACGGCTGCTGCCCTGTGGTGCGCGGACCGCGGCCGCTGGGCGGCCGCGGGAGCGGCCGTCGCCTGCGCCTTCCTCGCCAAGCAGACCGGCGGCGCGGTGCTGCTGCCGGTGGCGTGGCTGCTGTACCGCGCCGGCACCCCGCGCTCCGGCGCGGTACGGCTCGCGGCCGGGTTCGCCCTGCCGGTCGGCTGCGCCGCCCTCGCCACGGACCCGGGCGGCTTCCTGTTCTGGACGGTCACCGGCTCCACCGCCTACGCCTCCTTCACCGGATCCGAACTCCACGTCCTCGGCCGCTGCCTGGGCAACACCGCCATCCTCGCCGTGGCCTGCGCGGGACTGCTCCCGCCGGTGCTGCGGACGCTGCGCACCACCCGGGCGGCGGCGGCCGACCTGTGGCTGTGGTTCGCAGCCTCGGCCGTCGCCGTCGCCGCCGGCTTCCACTTCTTCGGCCACTACTACCTGCAATTCACCCCGCCCGCCGCCCTGCTGGCCACGGCCGCGCTGCGGCACCTGCCCCGGGAGCGGCTGACGGCGGCCGTCCTCACCTCGGCCGGCTGCTGCGCCCTGTTCCTGACCTGGGGCCTGTTCGCGCCGCGCCCCGAACTCGCCCACGCCCAGCGCCTCGCCGCCGCGCTGGCCCAGCGCACCGCGCCCACCGACCGCGTCCTGGTGTGGGGCATGCACCCCGAGACGTACTGGCTGGCCGGCCGCACCCCCGCCACCCGCTACCTCACCGCGGGCCTGCTGACCAACTACAGCGGCGGCCGCGATGGCCCCCAGGTCGGCGAGGCGTTCGCGGTCCGGGGCGCCTGGCCGGTCTTCCGCGCGGAGATGGCCGCGCACGCCCCCACCCTGGTCGTCGACGACTCCCGGGGCCGCCCCTACGCCCCGCCCCACATCCCGACCCTGAACCACCTGCTCGCCTCCCGCTACGAGGAGGTGGCCAGGGTGGACGGCGCCATCCTGTACGCCCGTACGCCGCGCGGCTGA